A genomic stretch from Ignavibacteriota bacterium includes:
- a CDS encoding fibronectin type III-like domain-contianing protein yields MKDLFASVARPIIELKGFPKSHLNVGETKTIKFQITPEL; encoded by the coding sequence ATTAAAGATTTATTTGCATCTGTTGCCCGACCAATTATCGAACTGAAAGGATTTCCAAAGAGCCATCTAAATGTTGGCGAAACAAAAACAATAAAATTTCAAATTACTCCGGAACTTTAA
- a CDS encoding glycoside hydrolase family 3 protein, translated as MGKRRCNSFPQSIGLAATWNTNLMSEVANAIAKEVKSRGLKQILSPVINIARDVRWGRTEETYGEDPFLTSKMGLAYISKFENRHYYNSETFCSKCRGWRQRQLSYSF; from the coding sequence ATTGGCAAGAGAAGGTGCAACAGCTTTCCGCAATCAATAGGATTAGCCGCAACGTGGAATACAAATCTAATGAGTGAAGTTGCAAATGCAATTGCAAAAGAAGTGAAATCAAGAGGACTTAAACAAATTTTATCTCCCGTAATAAATATTGCGCGCGATGTTCGCTGGGGAAGAACAGAAGAAACTTATGGAGAAGATCCGTTTTTAACTTCTAAAATGGGCTTAGCTTATATTTCTAAATTTGAAAATAGGCATTATTACAACTCCGAAACATTTTGCAGCAAATGTAGGGGATGGCGGCAGAGACAGTTATCCTATTCATTTTAA
- a CDS encoding glycoside hydrolase family 3 C-terminal domain-containing protein: MSKFTGYQEKLIKDIAKTGKPVVGVLVGGSAITMNNWIDEINGIIDVWYPGDVGGNAVADVLFGDYNPAGRLPITFPIHESQSPLYYNHKPIWKR, from the coding sequence ATATCTAAATTTACAGGTTATCAAGAAAAGTTAATTAAGGATATTGCAAAAACTGGAAAACCGGTAGTTGGAGTATTGGTTGGTGGAAGTGCAATTACAATGAATAATTGGATAGATGAAATAAATGGAATTATTGATGTTTGGTATCCGGGGGATGTTGGTGGAAATGCTGTAGCTGATGTTTTGTTTGGAGATTATAATCCCGCTGGCAGATTGCCAATTACATTTCCAATTCATGAATCACAATCACCACTTTATTACAATCATAAACCAATCTGGAAGAGGTGA